In Zingiber officinale cultivar Zhangliang chromosome 1A, Zo_v1.1, whole genome shotgun sequence, a genomic segment contains:
- the LOC122021132 gene encoding dof zinc finger protein DOF5.1-like has protein sequence MVFPSVPLYLDPPNWNQQQAHQPGSSGEIGQLPPAGMAAQRTEVGMAAGSIRPGSMADRARLAKIPQPDPGLKCPRCESANTKFCYFNNYSLSQPRHFCKTCRRYWTRGGALRNVPVGGGCRRNKRSKPSGASSSKSSATTQTSAASSSSGAITSPHAVFPSQLSFMAASLHPLPPDFNFGAGFSGLDAADYQLGGSSAGGVVGLQQMQQFPLLGGGALEQLPPPQPLPLPLQSISGQYPYGGGEGSGFAGGLFTGQAPMLKQSALISQLASVKMEDNQQLLNFPRNYLGVSRSDQFWNGGDGGSSGGAACGWDISGFNSSSG, from the exons ATGGTTTTCCCATCAGTTCCTCTCTATCTTGATCCACCAAACTGGAACCAG CAACAAGCTCATCAGCCAGGAAGCAGCGGTGAGATTGGTCAGCTTCCCCCTGCAGGAATGGCGGCGCAACGGACGGAGGTGGGAATGGCCGCCGGTTCGATCCGGCCGGGATCGATGGCGGACCGGGCCCGGCTGGCGAAGATCCCGCAGCCAGATCCGGGGCTCAAGTGTCCTCGGTGCGAATCCGCCAACACCAAGTTCTGCTACTTCAACAACTACTCGCTCTCGCAGCCCCGCCACTTCTGCAAGACCTGCCGCCGCTACTGGACCCGCGGCGGCGCCCTCCGCAACGTCCCTGTGGGAGGCGGATGCCGCCGAAACAAGCGCAGTAAGCCCTCCGGAGCCAGTTCCTCCAAGTCCTCCGCCACCACGCAGACCTCCGCCGCCTCCTCGTCCTCCGGTGCAATCACGTCGCCCCACGCGGTCTTCCCCTCGCAATTGTCCTTCATGGCAGCCTCTTTGCACCCGCTGCCGCCGGATTTCAACTTCGGAGCTGGCTTCTCCGGCCTCGATGCGGCTGATTACCAGCTCGGCGGTAGCAGCGCCGGCGGTGTTGTGGGGCTTCAGCAAATGCAGCAATTCCCTTTACTTGGAGGTGGAGCACTAGAGCAGCTCCCTCCGCCACAGCCACTGCCACTGCCACTTCAGTCCATTTCCGGGCAATACCCTTATGGCGGCGGCGAAGGCAGTGGATTTGCCGGGGGATTATTCACAGGGCAAGCTCCAATGTTGAAGCAGTCGGCTCTCATCTCTCAGCTTGCTTCCGTAAAGATGGAAGACAACCAACAACTGCTTAACTTTCCGAGAAACTACCTTGGCGTTTCACGCAGCGACCAATTCTGGAACGGTGGTGATGGCGGAAGCAGTGGCGGCGCCGCCTGTGGTTGGGATATCTCCGGATTCAACTCGTCATCGGGGTAA